ccgcatgagaccccactcactcactgggatcccacctgctgaactgctcatgaaaagagcactcaaagacaaggctctctttagttgaccccgatctacatgaacaggtagagagcaggcagcttcaacaaagtgcataccatgatagcacaaatgtgtcatgcgagattgaaatcaatgatcctgtatttattttaaattatggacaaggtcacaagtggcttcccggcactgtcgtggccaaagaggggagcagggtgtttcgggtcaaactttcaaatggactcattcaccagaaacacttggaccaaatcaaactcagattcacggactaccctgagcaacccaccttggaccctaccttttttgatcccccaacacacatgccactggcaaccgacaccatggttgaccacgaagcagaacccatcatccacagcagcccagcgagagcccaacaaatgattcaacaacaccagctttcacaccgagatgatcaaccagggcaagaaaggccccagatcgactcacattgtaaatagttacactattgactttgggggtggggggggggaggtgggggaggggaatgttgttatatatgtggacttgtatttactctgtacagccaccagagggctcattccccggagtcccaagggattccataatcccttgggagcacaggtatttaagaaggcttcacaggttggagaggcactctggagacctgcaataaaagactaaggtcacacgttaatttgagctcacagtattcagtctgagtctttctccatacacaacaattagcatggatagaggattggctaactaacagaaaacagagatttgggataaatggttcattctcgtgttggcaatcagtaactagtgggatgccacagggatcagtgctgcgaccccaactatttacaatctatattaacgatttggatgaagggacccagtgtaacgtagccaagtttgctgatgatacaaagatgggaggaaaagcaatgtgtgaagaggacacaaaaaatctgcaaaaggacattgacaggctaagtgagtgggcaaaaatttggcagatagtgtacaatgttagaaagtgtgaggttatacactttgaagaaaaaaatcgaagagcaagttattatttaaatggagaaaaattgcaaagtactgcagtacagcgggacgtaGGGATCCTGGTGCTtgaaaaacaaaaggttagtatgcaggtacagcaagtaattaggaaggccaatggaatcttggcctttattgcaaaggggatggagtataaaagcagggaagtcttgctacagttgtaccgggtattgatgaggccacacctggaatactgttttggtttccatatttaagaaaggatatacatgctttggaggcagttcagagaaggttcactcggttgattctggagatgaggggttgacttatgaggaaaggttgagtaggttgggcctctacttattggaattcagaagaatgagaggtgatcttattgaaacgtataagattatgagggggcttgactaggtggatgcagagaggatgtttccactgatagggaagacaagaactagggggcataatcttagaataaggggccgcccattaaaaacttaGATGagcaggaatgtcttctctcagagggttgtaaatttgtgcaattcactgcctcagagagctgtggaagctgggtcattgaataaatttaagacagagatacacaatttcttaaccgataagggtataaggggttgtgggcagcgggcagggaagtggaccttagtccatgatcgtattaaatggtggagcaggctcgaggggccatatggccttctcctgctcctatttcttatgttcttatgcaaacatacaatttgctctcttaattgattgtttgttaactttcagtgattcttgtGCAAAGACACCCATGACTCTGAACACCAACttctctcagcatttaaaaatactctgcttttcaatttttcctaccaatgtggatatcttcacatttctccactatattccatttgtcatattCTTACCAactaactgagcctgtctatatccccttgaagcctctttgtacccACCTCACAAATTGCatttcacctagctttgtatcattagcaaacgtgGATATACAGGTTGTATCTCTCCAGTCCGGGTCTCTTTACTCTGGAAACATTCCTTGACTAACAACAGTCCTGGCGTGGGTGGTGTCCTGTGCTGTTCATTGAAGCTGTGAAAAGGGCGattggatttgacgtcacccaaatccttgtcgctgattgcagtgtggtcaAGGCTAGCTGGAACGGTGAAgtcgggcaaaggagcggcgagatttCGTAGAGAGacaagatcgggacccaggagagacgtgagtacaggcccagaagaggtgagggcccaggcgcAGCGTGGGTCCATCCACACAGCGgtatgtgtgcacattaggtccttgcagcagagctggtctccagttgtcttgcttaatccttgccactggatcaagacctagctctgtgaagcctgtgtggtggctggtgtgcaacggccaccacacgttaaaaataatccacgcacaggcatctctcacccttcaagatgtggtctgggatctggaatattaggtccttcattgaaacacctgtgacttcatctctttttggcgtggaagcaattcatcctcgattcgagggattgcctataatgatgCTGATCATTGAGGTAAGCAGGTCAGGCAAGGaatggaaagggaagggcaggcggctgactgGGGCACTAAAGCTAGGCCTCACCCCAGGCTGTCTCTCTCCAGCACcccacccactgcaccactgcactcCGCCCTCTACCCCGTtctccacctcttcccccccctcccccccgctgccaCCACCACTCTCCGTCCCCCACCCGGCTCTACACCTACCCCCCCACTGCCACCGTTTTCCCCCGCCTCACCACACTCCCCCATCACCGTGTTTCCCACTGCCATGGCTCTTCCGTCGCACCCCCCCCACCGctctcctcccgctctctccccccacctgccccccccacagctctccacTCTGCCGCCACCGCTCTcctccccgccgcttctctccccgctcctctTCTCTCCCCACACCACCGCTTCTCTCCCCATGCATGCACAGAACACGTCCAGGTTGCTGTCAGCAGCTGACCTCCCGAGGTCTGGAAAATTCTCCAGCACCGGCCAGGTCCCAAGGCTGCCGGACCAGAGACTTCCAACTGTATAACATTTGATCctctcatcaaaatcattgatatatattgtgaattaatgagacccaagcaccaatccttgtggtatcccaccagttgcagcctgccaacctgaaaatgaaccatttattcctaattATTTTCTGTCTGCTAACTAATCCTCAATGCATGCGAGTATTACCCCCAATtccttgagccctaattttgtttaataacctcttgtggcaccttatcgaatgccttctgaaaatccaaatacaccctatccactggttcctccttatctgttctgctaattacaacctcaaaaaacccttaacagatttgtcaaacataatttccctttcataaagccgtgttaattctgcccaatcatattattattctccaagtgcctgttaccacatccttaataataggatctagcattttccctattactgatgtcaggctaactggtctgtagttctcagttttctctctccctctgttcttaaatagcccagttacatttgctaccttccaaaccatgggaactgttctagaatctatggcattttggaagatgttaaccaatgcatccactatttctatagctaccAATTCaatactctaggatgtaggccattagatctattggctttcagtcccattaatttctccagtaccattttttgattaatactaatttcttttagttccCCATTCTCACTGGATCCTGGGTTCTCCAGTAGTGCTGGCAATTTTTTTGcgccttcttccgtgaagacagacacaaagtatgtgtttaatttctctgccatttccttgttccccattataatttctcctgtctcatcctgtaggggacccatatttacttttgctaatcttttcctttttttacatacctatagaacctTGTGCAGTCTGTTATTTTGTCTCTCGATAGGttactctcatattctagtttCCGTTTCTTTATGAATTTCATGGTccacctttgctgaattctaaaatcttcccaggcttactgctctttttgacaacattataagcatcttactttcatctaatactatctttaatttcttttcttggccacagttggaccactattCATGAGGGGGGTTTTGTGCCTGCCTTAAAGAAAtgcatgtttgttgtaaattatgtattcatcctttaaatgctagccattcctTTTCTGCTGTCATACCTTTCAATATAGTTTCCCAAACTACCTGAACCAACTCTTCCCTTAtacctacaactatttttgtagtaacatcaatacaagtgccccctgattaaactgacaaacttaaacaaatgaaactttagacattacgtagttcaaagtaaaatttggttactgggggtgatgatgcactccagtccctccggcacccacctctcgcagaaggccgcgagtgtcccggtggacaccgcgtgctccatctccagggacaccctggctcagatgtaaccacagaagagaggcaggcagtcgggctgaacgaccccctcgactgcccactgcctggaccagttgatggccacattggccatgcccaggagcaatccttcgAGGAGTCCTTCGGAccttcccgctcccctccacacagtgcccaaagatcaggagtgtgggactgaagtgcagccagaacttgaggagcagccccttcaaatattggaaaaggagctgcaacctcacacatacaacatagATGTGGAACATGaagtcctccagaccgcagaaattgcaggtggcctgggagtccgtgaaccgaccttAAAACTTATTGTATGGAACtgttccatgcaacaccctccaggccaagtccccaataaataaagggaggactcccgcacccTCATACCTAGAGtttactttgtttagatttaataTCCTAGTTTCAGAATGACATgattagcatgtgtagcgagttggtcttaccgcaggtaaagtgtccacagccagatagggaatggaagaccaacaggaagagcagtgcaaggaaggtagtgcaggggtcacctgcggtcatccccctgcaaaacagatacaccactttgagtactgttgggggggatgactcatcaggggaggacagcagcagccaagttcaaggcattgtggatggctctgctgcacaggagggcaggaaaaagagtgggagagtgatagtgataggggattcaattgtaaggggaatagataggcgtttctgtggccgcaaccgagactccaggagggtatgttgcctccctggtgcaagggtcaaggatgtctcgaagcgggtgcaggacattctgaaaaaggagggtgaacagccagttgtcgtggtgcacattggtaccaacgatataggtaaaaaacgtgatgaggtcctaagagacgaatttaaggagctaggagctaaattaaaaagtaggacctcaaaagtagtaatctcaggattgctaccagtgccacgtgctagtcagagtaggaatcacaggatagttcagatgaatacgtggcttgagcagtggtgcagcagggagggattcaaattcctggggcattagaaccggttctgggggtggtgggaccagtacaaaccggatggtctgcaccgaggcagcaccggaaccaatgtcctagggggagtgtttgctaatgctgttggggaggagttaaactaatatggcagggggatgggaaccaatgcagggagacagagggaagcaaaatggagacagaaacaaaagacagaaaggtgatgagtaaaaggggagggcagagaaacccaaggcaaaaaacaaaaagggccactttatagcaaaattctaaagggtcaaagtgtcttagaaaggctctgtgcctcaatgcgaggagtattcggaataaggtggacaaattaactgtgcagatagcagttaacggatatgatgtggttggcatcatggagacatggctccatggtgaccaaggctgggaactcaacatccaggggtattcaacatttaggaaagatagacagaaatgaaaaggaggcggggtggcgttgctggttaaagagaaaattaatgcaattgtaaggaaagatattagcttggatgatgtggaatcggtatgggtggagccaaagggcagaaaacgcttgtgggagttgtgtacagacctccaaacagtactagtgatgttggggagggcatcaaacaggaaattaggggtgcatgcaataaaggtgcaggagttatcatgggtgactttaatatgcatatcgattgggctaaccaaactggaaacaatacagtggaggaggatttcctggagtgcataagagatgattttctagaccaatatgtcgaggaaccaactagggggaaggccattttagactgggtcttgtgtaatgagagaggattaattagcaatctcattgtgcgaggccccttggggaagagtgaccataatatggtggaattctacattaggattgagaatgaaacagttaattcagagaccatagtccagaattaaagaagggtaactttgaaggtatgaggcgtgaattggctaggaaagattggcgaatgatactgaaggggttgacagtggataggcaatggaagacatttagagaccgcatggatgaactacaacaattgtacatccctgtctggcgtaaaaataaaaaagggaaggtggctcaaccgtggctatcaagggaaatcagggataatattaaagccaaggaagtggcataaaaattggtcagaaatagcaggggactgggagaaatttagaactcagcagaggaggacaaatggtttgattagggcagggaaaatagagtacgagaggaagcttgcagggaacattaaaatggactgcaaaagcttccatagatatgtaaagagaaaaaggttagtaaagacaaacgaaggtcccctacaggcagaatcaggggaagtcataactgggaacaaagaaatggcagaccaattgaacaagtactttggttcggtattcactaaggaggacacaaacaaccttccggatttaaaaggggtcagagggtctagtaagaaggaggaactgagggaagtccttattagtcaggaaattgtgttggggaaattgatgggattgaaggtcgataaatccccagggcctgatggtctgcatcccagagtactcaagggggtggcctttgaaatagcggatgccttgacagtcattttccaacattccatagactctggattagttcctatggagtggaggttagccaaggtaaccccacttttttaaaaaaaggagggagagagaaaacagggaattatagaccggtcagcctgacatcggtagtgggtaaaatgatggaatcaattattaaggatgtcatagcagcgcatttggaaagaagtgacatgataggtccaagtcagcatggatttgtgaaagggaaatcatgcttgacaaatcttctggaattttttgaggttgtttccagtagagtggacaagggagaaccagttgatgtggtgtatttggactttcagaaggctttcaacaagagattaatgtgcaaaattaaagcacatgggattgggggtagtgtactgacgtgattgagaactggttgtcagacaggaagcaaagagtaggaataaatggatatttttcagaatggcaggcagtgactagtggggtaccgcaaggttctgtgctggtgtcccagctgtttacattgtacattaataatttagacgaggggattaaatgtagtatctccaaatttgcggatgacactaaattgggtggcagtgtgagctgcgaggaggatgctatgatgctgcagagtgacttgggtaggttaagtgagtgggcaaatgcttggcagatgaagtataatgtggataaatgtgaggttatccactttggttgtaaaaacagagagacagactattatctgaatggtgacagattagggaaaggggaggtgcaacgagacctgggtgtcatggtacatcagtcattgaaggttggcatgcaggtatagcaggcggttaagaaggcaaatggcatgctggccttcatagcgaggggatttgagtatggggcagggttactacagttgtacggggccttggtgaggccacacctggagtattgtgtacagttttggtctcctaacttgaggaaggacattcttgctattgagtgcagcaaaagtgcaccagactaattcccaggatggcgggactgacatatcaagatagactggatcaactgggcttgtattcactgcagttcagaagaatgagaggggatctcttagaaacatttaaaattctgacgggtttagacaggttagatgcaggacgaatgttcccaatgttggggaagtccagaaccaggggtcacagtctaaggataaggggtaagccatttaggacctagatgaggagaatcttcttcacccagagagtggtgaacctgtggaattctctactacagaaagttgttgaagccaattcactagggggatcaaggggtatggcgagaaagcaggaatgggatactgaagttgcatgttcagccatgaactcattgaatggcggtgcaggctcgaagggccaaatggcctacacctgcatttattttctatgtttctatgttaactaaatcattttcaaacttaatgtaaaattctatataattatggtcactcttcccaaagggccactttcctacaaggttattaattaacctttctTATTGCATAATATTAGATCTAAAATAATCTgttatctagttggttcctcaacatactgatctagaaaaccatcttgtataccttccatgaattcatcctccacactattactgcaaatttggtttgcccagtctgtatGCAGATTATTGTATTatcttgttacatgcagctctaatttcctgagttatactgtgccctacattaccactgcaGTTTGTGGCTTATAAAGAacgcccaccaatgttttctgcccttgctgtttcttagccccacccacaatgattctacttcttgattttctgagctaagattcttttcctctactgtctttatcccatcctttattatcaggtctacccctcctccttttccattttgctatctcttctaaaagttacgtatcctggaatatttagttcccaactgtggtcattttgcaacctcgtgtccataatggctattagatcaaacctattaatttctgtctgcgctattaattcatctattataTTGAGAattctttgtgcattcagatatagtgcctttagttttCATTTTCTAAAATTGTTTCCTTGATTTCTTCTttgtcagtaatgccctattacctttgttagtctctctgtcccttcctgacccactctgcttattcttACACCAAACCCTGCTCTGCTCTAGCGCCTTGACATGTAATTTGTtgcttttactctgtatctaaaccattctGTACACTTCCCTGAATCTCCcccaccttcattagtttaaagccctgtttactgccctagttatttgatttgccaggacactggttcctgcccaggtcaagtggagcccatcccaatggaacagctccctctttcctcagtactggtgccagtgccccataaagCAAAACTCCTGCCTTCTACACCACACTTTTAGCCACGTATTTAACATTTTAATCTGCTTATCCCTCGACCAATAggtgtgtggctcaggtaacaatctggAGATTATTAACTTTGATGTTCAGCTTTTTCATTTGGACTCCAACTCTTCAAACTGTTTCAGCAGAACCTCACTGTTAGTCCTACCGATGTTGTTgattcctacatggaccatgacaactggatccgccCCTTCCCATTCTAAGTTCTGATTCTGAGCTACCccggggagagggcagtgtgtgatgtccctgtaggatgcagtatgttcagtgtctgaccctgagatgCCCCAGGGAGAGGGCAGTATGAGACATCCCTGTGGGATGCATTATGTTCAATCtctcaccctgagctgccccagggaggggacagtaagtgatgtccctgtggggtgcagtattttCAGTGTCTAACCCTGAGCTGCCCTAATTCCTTCTGCTCTAGGGGGCAGCCACGCTCCTCTCAGTCAGAGTAAATAGGAGGGACAGCGTCATCTACTAGACACCGGCGATATTTCAAGGCACACAATGCCTGGCTCCATCCCAAAGAAATCCAAAACAaacctgcagattcaattcattttattatcaatgGTTCAAGAaagtttagctccatttgttgcacCTTTCAGTATTTGAAGAAAGCCGTTTAAACAGTGAAATATGGATacaaacacaatcagcattatttttatctgacccttttcccgTTGATTAGTTGGTCCAATATTTAGAATATTAATCTCCAGTTATAGGGGTGATCAATATCAATAAAAAGAAACCACATATACCAAAATGGACATGATTCAGTTTggcataacagcagaatccaaaccctgcaggcacttgtgaactcgctgatgtctcagcaggttggacgactgagtgaatccctccccacacacagagcaggtgaacggcctctccccagtgtgaactcgctggtgtgttatcAGGGTGTATGACCGAGCGAATCCCtcaccacacactgagcaggtgaatggcctctccccaatgtgaactcgctggtgtgtcagcaggtgggatgactgagtgaatccctccctacacactgagcaggtgaacggcctctccccagtgtgaattcgctcatGTGTCAGCAGGTTCGATGACTGAATGAAGCcctccccacacacggagcaggtgaatggcctttccccagtgtgaactcgctggtgtttcagcaggttggatgactgagtgaatcccttcccacacacagagcaggtgaatggcctctccccagagtgaactcgctcatgtgccagcaggtgggatgactgatggAATCCCGCCCCACAGatggagcaggtaaacggcctctccccagtgtgaactcgctggtgtgccagcaggcggGATGACTGAGCGaaactcttcccacactcagagcaggtaaacagCCCCTCCCCAGCGTGTATtctttggtgtgtcagcaggtgggatgactgagtgaattccttcccacacatggagcaggtgaacggcctctctcccgtgtgaactcgctgatgtgaaaGCAGGTTAGATTtcaaagtgaatcccttcccacactcggagcagataaATGGCCcctgcccagtgtgaactcgctggtgagttagaagtcgggatgacacagtgaatccctttccacacacagaacaggtgaacggcctctccccggtgtgactgcgccgatgaatttccagctgggatgggtaattgaatgccttcccacagtccccacattcccacggtttctccatggtgcgggtgtccttgtgtctctccaggttgaatGATCAATTGAATGCTCGTCCACACATAGAACACGTGTATGTTTTCTCCCCACTGTCAACGGTTTGATCTTTTTACAGGCTgtataactggttaaagctctttccacaggcagtgaactggaacactctcacttgggtgcgtgtgtctcggtgcttttccagtcacattgatgtttgaaatctgttgccacagacagaacagacaaacattgctctttccacattcaaaggccgatagtATTCAAGTCCTCAGGAATTGAGTGATTCCATCAGATTTTGATGTGATATTTAGTTTTAGAGATTCCCGTTGGCAAATCCTCCCATTCTAATACCCTGGAAAAGAAGTTTACAAAAATAATTACTGCAAGTAaatgacagaaattcagaacagacaattctagattctatggaacattctttcctttcttgttcctccaaagctgtaaatccccatcccatacAGTCTCCGTTCTCCCTGTCTTGAAATTCAAACACATTGCACGTCTGAAGACAGCTTGTTCTCTGCTCCCatttttcaccaccaactctgtctgggttcagttttacacactgattccatccctcaactcccctgaaggtgctgacactggctgggttcagttctccactcactggtttccctccctctcctcccctgaa
This genomic window from Pristiophorus japonicus isolate sPriJap1 unplaced genomic scaffold, sPriJap1.hap1 HAP1_SCAFFOLD_512, whole genome shotgun sequence contains:
- the LOC139253805 gene encoding zinc finger protein 229-like, giving the protein MEKPWECGNCGKRCNSPSVLEISQHSHSGERPFTCSECGKGFICSSHLLIHQRVHTGERLFTCTVCGKGFTTSSHLLTHQRAHTGERPFTCSMCGKGFTTSSRLLTHQRLHTGERLFTCSKPWECGDCGKAFNYPSQLEIHRRSHTGERPFTCSVCGKGFTVSSRLLTHQRVHTGQGPFICSECGKGFTLKSNLLSHQRVHTGERPFTCSMCGKEFTQSSHLLTHQRIHAGEGLFTCSECGKSFAQSSRLLAHQRVHTGERPFTCSICGAGFHQSSHLLAHERVHSGERPFTCSVCGKGFTQSSNLLKHQRVHTGERPFTCSVCGEGFIQSSNLLTHERIHTGERPFTCSVCREGFTQSSHLLTHQRVHIGERPFTCSVCGEGFARSYTLITHQRVHTGERPFTCSVCGEGFTQSSNLLRHQRVHKCLQGLDSAVMPN